A portion of the Colius striatus isolate bColStr4 chromosome 1, bColStr4.1.hap1, whole genome shotgun sequence genome contains these proteins:
- the NSUN3 gene encoding tRNA (cytosine(34)-C(5))-methyltransferase, mitochondrial, producing MLENKTKGKLQKQICQVVLEHFEKQYSVELGDTWTSVRDVLTSPLCWQYAVLLNKFSQPSGLESTLLQRGYHPAFQGSVPCLPTSLKCYIRRTPGKFPAQKHQAGKLKDYYLLNAASLLPVLALEVKDGEDVLDLCAAPGGKSVAILQCAYPGQFHCNEYDELRSRWLKKTIESFIPDPLINLITVSKLDGRQIGDLKPEFYDKVLVDAPCSNDRSWLFSSDIQQATLRLTQRKELSSLQFQLLRSAIKALRPGGSLVYSTCTLSKAENSDVINLILNSCSNIVPVDISEMAKAVSQEFTFLSGTQQHELLVLPEKGTAWGPMYLAKLKKM from the exons ATG ctggaaaataaaacaaaaggaaaacttcaAAAGCAGATTTGTCAAGTTGTTTTGGAACATTTTGAAAAGCAGTACTCGGTGGAACTGGGAGATACATGGACCAGTGTCAG aGATGTACTCACATCCCCATTGTGCTGGCAGTATGCTGTTCTGCTCAACAAGTTCAGCCAGCCCAGCGGCCTGGAGAGCACCTTGCTTCAGAGGGGGTATCATCCTGCTTTCCAAGGAAGTGTGCCCTGCCTTCCGACATCACTTAAGTGTTACATCAGGAGAACTCCTGGGAAGTTCCCTGCACAAAAACACCAGGCTGGTAAACTGAAAGACTATTACCTACTGAATGCTGCTTCACTGTTGCCAGTGCTAGCATTGGAAGTGAAAGATGGGGAAGACGTTTTGGATCTCTGTGCTGCACCAGGGGGTAAATCAGTAGCTATACTGCAGTGTGCCTATCCAG GTCAGTTTCACTGTAACGAATATGATGAACTGAGATCAAGATGGTTGAAAAAGACAATAGAATCCTTTATCCCGGATCCTTTGATTAACTTAATAACAGTCTCTAAACTGGATGGTAGACAGATTGGAGATCTTAAGCCTGAATTCTATGACAAG GTACTGGTTGATGCTCCTTGTTCAAATGACAGAAGTTGGCTCTTCTCTTCCGATATTCAGCAAGCTACACTTAGGTTAACACAGAGGAAAGAGTTATCATCTCTACAATTCCAGCTGCTAAG GTCTGCTATTAAAGCATTACGTCCTGGTGGATCGTTGGTCTATTCTACATGCACTCTctcaaaggcagaaaacagcGATGTCATAAATCTGATTCTCAATTCCTGCAGTAACATTGTGCCTGTAGACATAAGTGAAATGGCCAAAGCTGTTTCTCAGGAATTCACTTTTCTCAGTGGTACGCAACAGCATGAACTTCTGGTTCTCCCAGAGAAAGGGACAGCGTGGGGTCCCATGTACCTAgctaaattaaagaaaatgtag